A genomic segment from Chrysemys picta bellii isolate R12L10 chromosome 11, ASM1138683v2, whole genome shotgun sequence encodes:
- the TFCP2L1 gene encoding transcription factor CP2-like protein 1 isoform X1 — MLFWHTQPEHYNQHSTGSYLRDVLALPIFKQEEPQLSPENDTKLPPFQYVLCTATSPAVKLHEETLTYLNQGQSYEIRLLENRKLGEFQDLNTKYVKSILRVVFHDRRLQYTEHQQLEGWRWSRPGDRILDIDIPLSVGILDPRASPTQLNTVEFLWDPSKRASAFIQVHCISTEFTPRKHGGEKGVPFRIQIDTFKQNENGEYTEHLHSASCQIKVFKPKGADRKQKTDREKMEKKTAQEKEKYQPSYDTTILTECSPWPDLPYQVNNAPSPSYNSSPNSFSLGDGNSSPTHQVELLPPSNDHLLPSASIQDVQQWLHRNRFSPFCRLFSSFSGADLLKMSKEDFVQICGPADGIRLFNAIKGRNVRPKMTIYVCQEPEQNRSHLHQKRENGDGNLCVYHAVFLEELTTLELIEKIANLYSISPQQINRIYRQGPTGIHVLVSNEMVQNFQDESCFVISTLKAESNDGYHIILK, encoded by the exons ATGCTGTTCTGGCACACGCAGCCCGAGCACTACAACCAGCACTCCACCGGCAGCTACCTGCG TGATGTCCTTGCACTGCCGATCTTCAAACAGGAGGAGCCCCAATTGTCTCCGGAGAATGACACCAAACTGCCTCCGTTTCAGTATGTTCTCTGCACAGCCACATCCCCTGCTGTAAAGCTGCATGAAGAAACCCTTACCTATCTCAACCAAG GTCAGTCTTATGAAATCCGTCTACTTGAGAATAGGAAATTGGGAGAGTTTCAAGATTTAAACACAAAATATGTAAAG AGCATCCTTCGGGTGGTTTTCCATGATCGGCGTCTGCAATACACAGAACACCAGCAGCTGGAGGGCTGGAGATGGAGCCGGCCTGGAGACCGCATCCTTGATATAG ATATCCCACTGTCAGTCGGTATCTTAGATCCCAGGGCCAGCCCGACCCAGCTAAACACTGTTGAATTTCTGTGGGATCCGTCCAAAAGAGCATCTGCATTCATTCAG GTACATTGTATCAGCACAGAATTTACGCCAAGGAAACATGGTGGAGAGAAAGGGGTGCCCTTCAGGATACAAATCGACACATTTAAACAGAATGAGAATGGCGAATATACCGAACACTTGCATTCTGCAAGCTGCCAGATCAAAGTGTTCAAG CCTAAGGGAGCTGACAGAAAGCAGAAAACTGACAGAGAGAAAATGGAGAAGAAGACTGCCCAAGAGAAGGAGAAATACCAGCCCTCCTATGATACGACCATTCTCACAGAG TGTTCTCCATGGCCAGATTTGCCTTATCAAGTGAACAACGCTCCATCTCCAAGTTACAACAGTTCTCCAAACAGCTTCAGCCTTGGAGATGG CAACAGTTCTCCAACCCACCAAGtggagctcctgcctcccagcaacGAT CACCTCCTTCCCTCTGCTTCTATTCAAGATGTCCAGCAGTGGCTTCATCGTAATAGGTTTTCTCCATTCTGTAGACTCTTCTCAAGTTTCTCGG GTGCTGACTTACTGAAGATGTCCAAAGAAGATTTTGTTCAGATCTGTGGGCCTGCTGATGGAATTCGGCTCTTTAATGCAATCAAAGGAAG AAACGTAAGGCCTAAAATGACAATTTATGTCTGTCAAGAACCAGAGCAGAACAGGTCTCATCTGCACCAAAAACGAGAGAATGGAGATGGTAATCTGTGTG TATATCATGCAGTCTTCTTGGAAGAGCTGACAACCCTGGAATTAATTGAGAAGATTGCAAACTTGTATAGCATTTCCCCACAGCAGATAAATCGGATCTATCGGCAAGGACCTACAGGGATCCATGTATTAGTGAGCAATGAG ATGGTGCAAAACTTCCAGGATGAGTCTTGTTTTGTTATCAGCACATTAAAAG
- the TFCP2L1 gene encoding transcription factor CP2-like protein 1 isoform X2: MKKPLPISTKSILRVVFHDRRLQYTEHQQLEGWRWSRPGDRILDIDIPLSVGILDPRASPTQLNTVEFLWDPSKRASAFIQVHCISTEFTPRKHGGEKGVPFRIQIDTFKQNENGEYTEHLHSASCQIKVFKPKGADRKQKTDREKMEKKTAQEKEKYQPSYDTTILTECSPWPDLPYQVNNAPSPSYNSSPNSFSLGDGNSSPTHQVELLPPSNDHLLPSASIQDVQQWLHRNRFSPFCRLFSSFSGADLLKMSKEDFVQICGPADGIRLFNAIKGRNVRPKMTIYVCQEPEQNRSHLHQKRENGDGNLCVYHAVFLEELTTLELIEKIANLYSISPQQINRIYRQGPTGIHVLVSNEMVQNFQDESCFVISTLKAESNDGYHIILK; this comes from the exons ATGAAGAAACCCTTACCTATCTCAACCAAG AGCATCCTTCGGGTGGTTTTCCATGATCGGCGTCTGCAATACACAGAACACCAGCAGCTGGAGGGCTGGAGATGGAGCCGGCCTGGAGACCGCATCCTTGATATAG ATATCCCACTGTCAGTCGGTATCTTAGATCCCAGGGCCAGCCCGACCCAGCTAAACACTGTTGAATTTCTGTGGGATCCGTCCAAAAGAGCATCTGCATTCATTCAG GTACATTGTATCAGCACAGAATTTACGCCAAGGAAACATGGTGGAGAGAAAGGGGTGCCCTTCAGGATACAAATCGACACATTTAAACAGAATGAGAATGGCGAATATACCGAACACTTGCATTCTGCAAGCTGCCAGATCAAAGTGTTCAAG CCTAAGGGAGCTGACAGAAAGCAGAAAACTGACAGAGAGAAAATGGAGAAGAAGACTGCCCAAGAGAAGGAGAAATACCAGCCCTCCTATGATACGACCATTCTCACAGAG TGTTCTCCATGGCCAGATTTGCCTTATCAAGTGAACAACGCTCCATCTCCAAGTTACAACAGTTCTCCAAACAGCTTCAGCCTTGGAGATGG CAACAGTTCTCCAACCCACCAAGtggagctcctgcctcccagcaacGAT CACCTCCTTCCCTCTGCTTCTATTCAAGATGTCCAGCAGTGGCTTCATCGTAATAGGTTTTCTCCATTCTGTAGACTCTTCTCAAGTTTCTCGG GTGCTGACTTACTGAAGATGTCCAAAGAAGATTTTGTTCAGATCTGTGGGCCTGCTGATGGAATTCGGCTCTTTAATGCAATCAAAGGAAG AAACGTAAGGCCTAAAATGACAATTTATGTCTGTCAAGAACCAGAGCAGAACAGGTCTCATCTGCACCAAAAACGAGAGAATGGAGATGGTAATCTGTGTG TATATCATGCAGTCTTCTTGGAAGAGCTGACAACCCTGGAATTAATTGAGAAGATTGCAAACTTGTATAGCATTTCCCCACAGCAGATAAATCGGATCTATCGGCAAGGACCTACAGGGATCCATGTATTAGTGAGCAATGAG ATGGTGCAAAACTTCCAGGATGAGTCTTGTTTTGTTATCAGCACATTAAAAG